The Syntrophorhabdus sp. genome contains a region encoding:
- the aspA gene encoding aspartate ammonia-lyase (catalyzes the formation of fumarate from aspartate) yields NPIIPEVVNQVAFFVIGNDVTVSFAAEAGQLELNVMEPVMAFSLFNSLVALRRAGRTLADRCVLGITANSDKCREYVECSIGLVTALNPYIGYERSTEIAHEALAANRSVCELVLEKGYLKKEELDDILSPENMIKPRYMEKK; encoded by the coding sequence TGAACCCCATCATCCCCGAGGTGGTGAACCAGGTCGCCTTCTTTGTCATCGGCAACGACGTGACGGTGAGCTTCGCCGCGGAGGCGGGACAACTGGAGCTCAACGTCATGGAACCCGTCATGGCCTTCAGCCTCTTCAATTCCCTCGTGGCCCTGCGACGTGCCGGCAGGACGCTCGCCGACCGCTGTGTGCTGGGAATAACGGCAAACAGCGATAAGTGCCGCGAATACGTCGAGTGCAGCATCGGCCTCGTTACGGCGCTTAACCCCTACATCGGCTACGAACGCTCCACCGAGATAGCCCACGAAGCCCTGGCAGCGAACCGTTCCGTCTGCGAACTCGTCCTCGAAAAGGGCTACCTGAAAAAGGAAGAACTCGACGACATCCTCTCCCCGGAGAACATGATCAAACCGAG